One genomic region from Rhinoraja longicauda isolate Sanriku21f chromosome 34, sRhiLon1.1, whole genome shotgun sequence encodes:
- the LOC144609591 gene encoding uncharacterized protein LOC144609591, translating into MLLWFADWFGEMEKAAIVSDELVLALCHSRVDLGPDWWSLVGLTAPPLWTSGSSLPACRAVNNWFGEMEKAAIVSDELVLALCHSRVDLGPDWWSLVGLTAPPLWTSGSSLPACRAVNSPLHCQSEAKHKLEEQHLIFRLNSSQPRGRKRRPRCPQWRSSQAHKTPPVRPQIHTGMAESKDQLV; encoded by the exons ATGCTCTTGTGGTTTGCAGACTGGTTTGGAGAGATGGAGAAGGCGGCGATTGTATCAGACGAGCTGGTCCTTGCTCTCTGCCATTCCCGTGTGGATCTGGGGCCTGACTGGTGGAGTCTTGTGGGCCTGACTGCTCCTCCACTGTGGACATCGGGGTCTTCTCTTCCTGCCTGCCGGGCAGTGAACA ACTGGTTTGGAGAGATGGAGAAAGCGGCGATTGTATCAGACGAGCTGGTCCTTGCTCTCTGCCATTCCCGTGTGGATCTGGGGCCTGACTGGTGGAGTCTTGTGGGCCTGACTGCTCCTCCACTGTGGACATCGGGGTCTTCTCTTCCTGCCTGCCGGGCAGTGAACA gtcccctccattgtcagagtgaggccaaacacaaattggaggaacagcatctcatatttcgcttgaacagctcacagcccagag GCAGGAAGAGAAGACCCCGATGTCCACAGTGGAGGAGCAGTCAGGCCCACAAGACTCCACCAGTCAGGCCCCAGATCCACACGGGAATGGCAGAGAGCAAGGACCAGCTCGTCTGA
- the LOC144609191 gene encoding histone H3, with product MARTKQTARKSTGGKAPRKQLATKAARKSAPATGGVKKPHRYRPGTVALREIRRYQKSTELLIRKLPFQRLVREIAQDFKTDLRFQSSAVMALQEASEAYLVGLFEDTNLCAIHAKRVTIMPKDIQLARRIRGERA from the coding sequence ATGGCCCGGACCAAGCAGACAGCGCGCAAATCGACCGGAGGGAAAGCTCCTCGCAAACAGCTGGCGACCAAAGCAGCGCGGAAGAGCGCTCCAGCCACGGGCGGAGTGAAGAAGCCTCATCGCTACAGGCCCGGCACCGTGGCTCTGAGGGAAATCCGGCGCTACCAGAAATCCACGGAGCTGCTCATCCGCAAACTGCCCTTCCAGCGCCTGGTGCGGGAGATCGCTCAGGACTTCAAGACAGACCTGCGCTTCCAGAGCTCGGCCGTCATGGCCCTGCAGGAGGCCAGCGAGGCTTACCTGGTGGGGCTCTTTGAGGACACCAACCTGTGCGCCATCCACGCCAAGCGAGTCACCATCATGCCCAAAGACATCCAGCTGGCCCGCCGCATCCGCGGGGAACGCGCCTGA
- the LOC144609261 gene encoding histone H2A-like, which translates to MPQERMREDVLILCAQKFVEMTGRGKTGSKAKAKPKSRSSQAGLQFPVGRVHRLLRKGNYDERVSAGAPVYLAAVFEYLTAEILKLAGNAARDNKKTRIIPRHLQLAVRNDEELNKLLGGVTIAQGGVLPKSK; encoded by the coding sequence ATGCCACAAGAGCGAATGCgagaagatgtcctcattctctgTGCGCAGAAGTTTGTGGAAATGACTGGACGAGGGAAAACCGGCAGCAAAGCCAAGGCCAAGCCTAAATCGCGCTCATCCCAGGCCGGACTGCAGTTCCCGGTGGGCCGTGTTCACAGGCTCCTGAGAAAGGGCAACTATGATGAGCGTGTTAGTGCTGGAGCCCCGGTCTATCTGGCTGCTGTGTTCGAGTATCTGACGGCTGAAATCCTCAAGCTGGCCGGCAACGCGGCCCGGGACAACAAGAAGACCCGCATCATCCCCAGACACCTGCAGCTGGCCGTCCGCAACGACGAGGAGCTCAACAAGCTGCTGGGAGGGGTGACCATCGCTCAGGGCGGGGTGCTGCCCAAGAGCAAGTAA
- the LOC144609186 gene encoding uncharacterized protein LOC144609186, whose amino-acid sequence MSPPRPLAAFKLLSAAATRLISHSVLSVRESLCRVADMTETAAAEAAPQAVPAAKTKAPKKKKAAARSKAAGPNLGCRIDKLVADCHDRHGLSLVAIKKGLGAEGVDLMKSRRLILLCIRKRVANGVLVQNKGYFKTGKGEAAVKPIKKAKVPAAKTSKSKKPTAKKTPIKKSLAKTTTKKPTVKKSPAKKVGAKKLAAKKTAAKKVSPKKASPITPKKVAVKKAGKKPVKSPVKPKSAKPKRAVTKK is encoded by the coding sequence ATGTCTCCGCCCCGTCCGCTCGCTGCCTTTAAATTGCTCTCTGCCGCCGCCACTCGATTAATTTCTCACTCAGTCCTGAGTGTCAGAGAGAGCTTGTGCAGAGTCGCCGACATGACCGAGACCGCAGCCGCCGAAGCGGCTCCTCAAGCCGTCCCCGCCGCTAAAACCAAGGCCCCCAAGAAGAAGAAGGCGGCCGCCCGGAGCAAAGCAGCCGGTCCCAATCTGGGCTGCCGGATCGACAAGCTTGTTGCGGATTGCCACGATCGCCATGGGCTGTCTTTAGTTGCGATAAAGAAGGGTCTGGGGGCCGAAGGCGTCGATCTGATGAAGTCCCGCCGCCTGATCCTGTTGTGCATCAGGAAGAGAGTAGCAAACGGTGTCCTGGTTCAGAACAAGGGCTATTTCAAGACCGGTAAGGGAGAAGCCGCCGTGAAACCGATAAAGAAAGCGAAGGTTCCTGCAGCCAAGACATCCAAGAGCAAGAAACCGACGGCCAAGAAAACCCCGATCAAGAAATCATTGGCAAAAACTACCACCAAGAAACCAACGGTGAAGAAATCTCCCGCCAAGAAAGTTGGGGCCAAGAAACTAGCGGCTAAAAAAACGGCGGCGAAGAAAGTATCGCCCAAGAAGGCATCGCCGATAACACCCAAAAAGGTCGCAGTGAAAAAGGCAGGAAAGAAGCCGGTAAAAAGCCCGGTGAAGCCGAAATCGGCTAAACCCAAGAGGGCAGTGAccaaaaagtga